The genomic segment CGATGTTGAGCTGGCGCACGAACTCGTCGCGGGTCACAGCGCTCTTCATCGTCGCCGAAGCGCCATCCCAGACTTCGCCGGCGCGGTTGCCATCGATCATCTGCATGACCTGCACCGCGGCGGCGCCCATCTCGGCGTCCTGGCGCGCGACCTGCGCCTGCTGCTCGGGCGTGAGCTGTTGCTGCGCGGCGGCGCCGGGCTGCGCTGCGGGCTGGGCGGCAGGCTGTTGTGCGTGTGCAGCGGAGGCGAAAGCGACCAGCAGAGCGGCCGACAGCGACAGGCGTAGGGTGTTCATATTCGTGACGTTCCTCGCAGAACTGCTTGAAGTGGACCGAGTGTACGCATTGCATCGCGGCCGGCAAGCGCCCCGCACGCAGGGTTCTCCCGGGGTCGACGGGTCGCTTTCAGCAGGTATGCTCAGCCGCTTCTCTGCTGCCGTGTGATCCATGGATCGAGCTCCGGACATCGCAGGCGATCGTCGATGACGGCCACCATCATCGGCGTGCTGCTGATCGCGACACTGCTGGCGTGGGCGGTCGTGGTGTTCAACCGGTTGGTGCGTCTGCGCAACCAGGTACGGACCGCGTGGGCCGACATCGACGTGCAGCTGATGCGTCGTCACGATCTGGTGCCGCAGCTCGTCAGCGCGGTGCAGGCCTATGCAGGTCACGAACGCGCCACGCTCGATGCGGTGACCGCGCTGCGCACGCGGGCGATGGGTACATCCGATGCCGCGACGCTGTCGGATCTCGAGCAGTCGCTCGGCGACGGCATCAACCGCCTGATCGCGTTGCGGGAGGCTTATCCGGCGCTCGCGGCCAGCGACAATTTCGCGCAGCTGCAGACCGATCTCGTTGATGTCGAAGCGCAGCTGCAGTACGCGCGACGCTTCTACAACGGCGCCGTGCGCGATCTCAACGACGCGGTGCAACGCGTGCCGGACACGTTCGTCGCGCGGCTGACGGGGATCGACGAGGCCGGCTTTTTCCAGGCCGACGACGGCAGCCGGCAACCGGTACCGGTGGAGTTGGCGGGCTGATGCGGTGCGCGCTCCTGCTGCTCGCCTGCCTCGCGCTGCCGGCGTGGGCGCAGGAGCGGATCCTGCGTCACGACGTGGACGTGCGCGTACTCGCCGACGGCCGCCTCGATGTCACCGAACGCATCGAACTGCGCGCGGAAGGCCGCACGTTCCGGCATGGCCTGGTCCGCGATCTCCCGGTCCGCGATCGCGATCCGTATGGCGATGTCGTGGTCACCGATCTGGAGATGCAGGACGTGCTGCGCGACGGCCGCGTCGAGCCGTGGCGGATCGAACGGGTCGGCCGCGTGCTGCGTCTGCGCACCGGCGACGCCGGGCATCTGAAGGTGCCGTCGCAGCCGGTCTACACGCTGCATTACCGCACCACGCGGCAACCGCTGTTCGGTGACACGCGTGATGCGCTGTCGCTCGACGCGATCGGCAGTGATCAGTCGGTGCCGGTCGAGCAGGGCTCGGTCACGGTGACCCTGCCGCGGGCCGTCGCGGTCGACACCTTGCGCGCCGAAGGCATCACCGGCGCGACCGGACGCGATTTCCACGTGTCCCTGTCGGCCGCGGGCACCGCGCGTTGGACGCTGACGCAAGCGCTGCAGCCGCACACCGGGCTGCACGTGCGGCTGGCATTTCCCAAGGATGTGATCGCCGCGCCGACGTCGCGTCAGCGCGCCCTGTGGTGGCTGCAGGACAACGCCGGACTGCTGGTCGCGCTGGTCGGACTGCTGGTGCTGGCGGCGTACTGCGTGCTGCGCTGGCGGCGCGTCCGCCATCCGCAGACGCCGGGCGCCGCACCCGAGCGCCACGAACCACCGACCGGCTTTTCGCCTGCAGGCCTGCGTTACCTGCGCCGCATGCGCTACGACGCGCGCAGCTTCGCAGCCGACCTGCTGGCCAGCGCGGTCGACGATCATCTGTGCCTCCATCGCACACCGCAGGGCGCGCGCACCGGCTGGCGGATCGAACGTACGCACGCAGGCGCACACACGTTGCCGACGATGGAACAGCGCGCGCAGCTGACCGCGCTGCTGCCGGAACCCGATGACGCGGTGGACCTGCGCAGCCGCGAGCAGGCGCGGGTCGCGCAGGCCTGCAAGGCCCACGAACTCGCCCTGCGCAAACGCTTCGTGCCGGCGCTGTTCCGCGCGCATGGCGGCAGCATTCTCGGCGCGCTGGCGATCGCGCTCGCGGCTTCGGTGCCGGCCCTGTGGCTCGCGTGGCACTCGCCTTCGCTGCCGGCGACGGTGCTGGTGGTCATATTGATGGCGCCGATGCTGCTCGGGTTCGCGCTGCTGGTGCGTGCGCCCACGACCGAAGGGCGACAGCTGCTAGCGCACGCGGAAGGTCTGCGCCGTCATCTGGCCGGCGGCGCGAAGGCGGGACGCCGTCACGGTGATGCGCCCGCGATGTCCACCCTCGACGCCGCGCGCTACGTGCGGCTGTTGCCGTACGCGGTGGCGCTCGATGTCGAAGATGCGTGGACGAAAGCCTTTGCCGCGACGGTCGGCGACGACAAGGCGATCGAAGCGGTCGCCGGCATTGCCTGGTATCGCGGCCTCGTAGTCACCGATCTGGTGCGTTTCAGCCGCTCGATGGGCGACAGCCTCGCCGCGCGGATCGCAGCGGTCGCAAGTCCGAACAAGAAGAAAAAGAACGTACCGGAACCGACGCCTCCCGCCGAGCCGCCTCAGCCTTCCAGGTAACGCGCGCCCGGCCCGCGTGCACCGGCGACATCCTCGGGATTGCGCAGCGGGCAGGCCTTCAACGACAGACAGCCGCACCCGATGCAGCCGTCGAGCTGGTCGCGCAGGCGCGTGAGCTGGTCGATGCGCGCGTCGAGTTCCGCGCGCCAGCGGCGCGACAGCCGCGTCCAGTCGGCCGTGGTCGGCGTGTGCCCGTCGGGCAATGTGTCCAACGCTTCGCGGATCGAGGCCAGCGGAATGCCGGCACGTTGCGCGACCTTGATGATCGCCACGCGCCGCAGCACCTCGCGACCATAGCGCCGCTGGTTGCCCGCGTTGCGGCCGCCGTGGATCAGACCCTGGCGATCGTAGAAATGCAGCGCCGAGACCGCCACGCCGCTGCGCGCGGCCAGTTCGCCGACCGAGAGCACCTCATCCGCACGCCGTGCACGCGTCGCCATCGCTTGACCTCAACATTGGTTGAGGTCATAGCCTGCGCGACATTCCTCCTGCTGTCCATGGCCGCCTGATGACCTTCGACGACTGCACGCCGCACCCCGCTTCCGGCTCCGATGAGGTCGGCATCGCGTGCGAGACCGCGGACGACACCATGTTCGCCCTCGCCTTCGAGCGCTTCGGCGGGCCCGAAGTGCTGTCGCTGGTCGAACGTCCGATTCCCCTGCCCGGCCCCGGCCAGGCGCTGGTGCGGGTGCTGTCGGCGGGCTTCGGTCACTGGGACGTGCTGGAGCGCGAAGGCGCGCTGGCGCCGTTCGCTTCGGATGCGCCGGTGTTTCCGTACGTGCCGGGCGCCGAAGGTGCGGGCACGGTCGTGGAGGTGGGCGCTGTCGTGCAGCGGCTGCGCGAGGGCGACCGGGTCTGCGGCCTGCTGCCGCTGCGCAGTCCCAAGCACGGCTTCCACGCCCAGTTCGTCGTCGTCGATGTGGACCATCTGTGGC from the Luteimonas fraxinea genome contains:
- a CDS encoding DUF4019 domain-containing protein — its product is MNTLRLSLSAALLVAFASAAHAQQPAAQPAAQPGAAAQQQLTPEQQAQVARQDAEMGAAAVQVMQMIDGNRAGEVWDGASATMKSAVTRDEFVRQLNIDRNRLGAPTKRDQPVVSRSQFRAGEAVPEGIYINVASPTTFASQPQAVRELVSFRLDEDRTWRVSGYSVR
- a CDS encoding LemA family protein produces the protein MTATIIGVLLIATLLAWAVVVFNRLVRLRNQVRTAWADIDVQLMRRHDLVPQLVSAVQAYAGHERATLDAVTALRTRAMGTSDAATLSDLEQSLGDGINRLIALREAYPALAASDNFAQLQTDLVDVEAQLQYARRFYNGAVRDLNDAVQRVPDTFVARLTGIDEAGFFQADDGSRQPVPVELAG
- a CDS encoding DUF2207 family protein; the encoded protein is MRCALLLLACLALPAWAQERILRHDVDVRVLADGRLDVTERIELRAEGRTFRHGLVRDLPVRDRDPYGDVVVTDLEMQDVLRDGRVEPWRIERVGRVLRLRTGDAGHLKVPSQPVYTLHYRTTRQPLFGDTRDALSLDAIGSDQSVPVEQGSVTVTLPRAVAVDTLRAEGITGATGRDFHVSLSAAGTARWTLTQALQPHTGLHVRLAFPKDVIAAPTSRQRALWWLQDNAGLLVALVGLLVLAAYCVLRWRRVRHPQTPGAAPERHEPPTGFSPAGLRYLRRMRYDARSFAADLLASAVDDHLCLHRTPQGARTGWRIERTHAGAHTLPTMEQRAQLTALLPEPDDAVDLRSREQARVAQACKAHELALRKRFVPALFRAHGGSILGALAIALAASVPALWLAWHSPSLPATVLVVILMAPMLLGFALLVRAPTTEGRQLLAHAEGLRRHLAGGAKAGRRHGDAPAMSTLDAARYVRLLPYAVALDVEDAWTKAFAATVGDDKAIEAVAGIAWYRGLVVTDLVRFSRSMGDSLAARIAAVASPNKKKKNVPEPTPPAEPPQPSR
- the soxR gene encoding redox-sensitive transcriptional activator SoxR, coding for MATRARRADEVLSVGELAARSGVAVSALHFYDRQGLIHGGRNAGNQRRYGREVLRRVAIIKVAQRAGIPLASIREALDTLPDGHTPTTADWTRLSRRWRAELDARIDQLTRLRDQLDGCIGCGCLSLKACPLRNPEDVAGARGPGARYLEG